A DNA window from Candidatus Palauibacter polyketidifaciens contains the following coding sequences:
- a CDS encoding VOC family protein: MLPTTPPRSGPGAPGAPAVPANLDHLLLGTADLAEGVAWVADRLGVEAPFGGRHGNLGTANHLLSLGGDIYLEILGPDPEAPPRDEPLPFGIEGLAEPRLVTWAARGTDLAALVARASGRGVPLGPVRPGSRLRPDGGELSWEITAFTSVLHDGLVPFFIDWGTTPHPARATPPGGRLISFRAEHPDPAAVRSTLESLDLVLEVDEGPEPALVARIRTLDGDETELR, translated from the coding sequence ATGCTCCCGACGACACCGCCGCGGAGCGGACCGGGTGCCCCCGGCGCCCCCGCCGTCCCGGCGAATCTCGACCATCTGCTGCTGGGGACCGCCGACCTCGCGGAAGGGGTCGCGTGGGTGGCCGACCGGCTCGGTGTCGAAGCCCCGTTCGGCGGCCGCCACGGCAACCTCGGCACCGCCAACCATCTCCTTTCGCTCGGGGGCGACATCTACCTCGAGATCCTCGGTCCGGACCCCGAGGCGCCGCCCCGGGACGAACCGCTCCCGTTCGGGATCGAGGGCCTCGCCGAGCCCCGGCTTGTCACGTGGGCGGCCCGCGGGACGGACCTCGCGGCGCTCGTCGCGCGGGCCTCGGGCCGGGGCGTCCCGCTGGGTCCGGTGCGGCCCGGCTCCCGGCTCCGGCCGGACGGCGGCGAACTGAGCTGGGAGATCACGGCCTTCACGTCCGTCCTCCACGACGGCCTCGTACCTTTCTTCATCGACTGGGGAACGACGCCGCACCCGGCCCGCGCGACGCCGCCGGGCGGGCGGCTGATCTCGTTCCGGGCCGAACACCCGGACCCCGCCGCGGTACGATCCACCCTCGAGTCGCTGGACCTGGTGCTCGAAGTGGACGAGGGGCCGGAGCCCGCGCTCGTGGCGAGGATCCGTACCCTGGACGGTGACGAAACGGAGTTGCGCTAA
- a CDS encoding ABC transporter substrate-binding protein has product MAAGFLTLALVAAGCVDDPADSTGPEPGSDGTPITLAAAISETGRHGVEGIEVVRGYRLAVEILNEKGGIRGRPVQLEIRDDGSDAQASARLYEEFTASGAVDALLGPYSSPITETVLAVNEAAGVPMVAPMAAAPSIWSERQRQWSVQLLTPGPAYLQGSVEVAVFGGAQTVAIVYENSAFPASVVEGVREAVRGHGLEIVMDRSYEVGAADHEAIAAAARDAGADLFIGGGYTADAAGFATAAPAVGYRPVLMSLIIGPGQQHFVEDVGQAARCVAGNSPWHPALQTVGFIADNATFVSRYRAAHGTTPGYHAAGGFAAVELLAEGLDQTAAGPGGTNRGALRDYLFSARTGTIAGPYEVAPIDDGEAGAQRGLKGLQVQWQDDGAGGLALRIVHPWAAANAVPCYMR; this is encoded by the coding sequence TTGGCGGCAGGCTTCCTGACACTGGCCCTGGTCGCGGCCGGGTGCGTGGACGACCCGGCGGACTCCACGGGGCCGGAGCCGGGCTCGGACGGGACGCCGATCACGCTGGCGGCGGCCATCTCCGAGACCGGGCGGCACGGCGTGGAAGGGATCGAAGTCGTGCGGGGGTATCGACTCGCCGTCGAGATCCTCAACGAGAAGGGGGGGATTCGCGGTCGGCCCGTGCAACTGGAGATCCGCGACGACGGGAGCGATGCCCAGGCGAGCGCGCGCCTGTACGAGGAGTTCACGGCCTCCGGCGCGGTCGACGCGCTGCTGGGCCCCTACAGCAGCCCGATCACGGAAACCGTCCTCGCCGTCAACGAGGCCGCGGGGGTGCCGATGGTCGCTCCGATGGCGGCGGCGCCCTCGATCTGGTCCGAACGACAGCGGCAATGGAGTGTCCAGCTGCTGACGCCGGGACCGGCCTACCTGCAGGGTTCCGTGGAGGTGGCCGTGTTCGGCGGAGCGCAGACCGTGGCGATCGTGTACGAGAACTCCGCGTTTCCGGCATCGGTGGTCGAGGGCGTGCGCGAGGCGGTCCGCGGCCACGGGCTGGAGATCGTGATGGACCGGTCCTATGAAGTCGGAGCGGCCGACCACGAAGCGATCGCCGCCGCGGCCCGGGACGCCGGCGCGGACCTCTTCATTGGCGGGGGCTACACGGCCGACGCCGCCGGCTTCGCCACCGCCGCGCCCGCCGTGGGATACCGGCCGGTCCTCATGAGCCTGATCATCGGGCCCGGCCAGCAGCACTTCGTCGAAGACGTGGGGCAGGCCGCCCGGTGCGTCGCCGGCAACTCGCCGTGGCACCCGGCCCTCCAGACGGTCGGCTTCATCGCGGACAACGCAACCTTCGTCAGCCGCTACCGGGCGGCGCACGGAACGACGCCCGGCTACCACGCGGCGGGCGGCTTCGCGGCCGTGGAACTCCTGGCCGAAGGGCTCGACCAGACGGCCGCCGGGCCGGGCGGAACCAACCGCGGCGCGCTCCGCGACTACCTGTTCTCGGCTCGGACCGGGACCATCGCGGGTCCGTACGAGGTCGCCCCCATCGACGACGGGGAGGCCGGCGCCCAGCGCGGGCTCAAGGGGTTGCAGGTCCAGTGGCAGGACGACGGCGCCGGCGGGCTCGCCCTCCGGATCGTCCACCCCTGGGCCGCCGCCAACGCGGTCCCCTGCTACATGCGCTGA